Proteins from a genomic interval of Chitinophagales bacterium:
- a CDS encoding restriction system-associated AAA family ATPase, with protein sequence MKLLRLTINEEFRSLHKGFTINFHQMTKKGMSLMEEFQPFCFAGLNGSGKSNVLEALASIFYHLEFCVAKYHPDNFNFRREVSKPDAFELEYLIGEKEHTEYKISNLNKVLITKEIGGIPQMTVEKVNSEDKGTTFPLNPAETDNQIVGQSYLPDIVIGYSSGENEILSLPFLKSRLVNFDEYVETFYSKAVFNEPQSSLIYVDEEMSQAVLLAALIFEDDDTLEPLRDELGIIGLRSFRIHLNNHGLTFPKDGNTGDYRIPILGHIDDEIKKLKQCSTSWFEFKDENVSDFYDFKTIIIDFFIDEEGNTQKIFKEYFKSSFELFRFFQTLYELNFNVVNEGIKKDVYQSTGVYTKNKISIPAPNDQVFRFQNLKNRRRTTSKRIAIA encoded by the coding sequence ATGAAATTACTCCGCTTAACCATCAATGAAGAATTTAGAAGTCTGCACAAAGGATTTACGATTAATTTCCATCAAATGACAAAAAAAGGGATGTCATTGATGGAAGAGTTTCAGCCTTTCTGTTTTGCGGGTTTAAATGGAAGTGGAAAATCCAATGTATTAGAGGCTTTGGCTTCGATTTTCTATCATTTGGAGTTTTGTGTAGCTAAATATCATCCCGATAATTTTAATTTTAGACGAGAAGTTTCTAAGCCAGATGCCTTTGAATTGGAGTATTTAATAGGCGAAAAGGAGCATACAGAGTATAAAATAAGTAATTTAAATAAAGTTTTGATTACTAAAGAAATAGGTGGAATTCCTCAAATGACCGTTGAAAAAGTTAATAGTGAAGATAAGGGAACAACATTTCCACTTAACCCAGCCGAAACCGATAATCAGATAGTCGGACAAAGTTACTTACCTGATATTGTTATAGGATATTCATCGGGTGAAAATGAAATATTAAGTCTACCGTTTCTAAAAAGTCGGTTAGTTAATTTTGATGAATACGTTGAAACATTTTATAGTAAGGCTGTATTTAATGAACCGCAAAGTAGCTTGATTTATGTTGATGAAGAAATGAGCCAAGCTGTATTATTAGCAGCATTAATTTTTGAAGATGATGACACTTTAGAACCTTTAAGAGATGAATTGGGAATTATTGGTTTGAGAAGCTTTAGAATACATTTGAATAACCATGGATTAACCTTTCCCAAAGATGGTAATACAGGGGATTACAGAATTCCAATTTTAGGACATATTGATGACGAAATAAAAAAACTGAAACAATGCTCAACATCTTGGTTTGAATTTAAAGATGAAAACGTGAGTGATTTTTATGATTTTAAAACCATTATAATAGATTTTTTTATAGATGAAGAAGGCAATACTCAAAAAATTTTTAAAGAATATTTTAAATCATCTTTTGAATTATTTCGTTTTTTTCAAACACTCTATGAATTGAATTTTAATGTTGTAAATGAAGGAATAAAAAAAGATGTTTACCAATCAACAGGTGTTTATACAAAAAATAAAATTTCTATCCCTGCCCCAAATGACCAAGTATTTAGATTTCAAAATCTTAAAAATAGAAGAAGGACAACCTCCAAAAGAATTGCTATTGCGTAA